A part of Bacillota bacterium genomic DNA contains:
- a CDS encoding winged helix-turn-helix transcriptional regulator yields the protein MSNNSFFKPTPLYKEFMILDLIEKNKNITQREMSIAIGSAVSMVNNFLDEYEQKGYIKRKYLSTKTVEYFVTKKGLERRRVLNIGYLNSSQHLYNSAKDNIITFINQIITMGFRRILLYGAGEVAEIILQVIQSDSSTSLVVLGVVDDNPEKKGKYIVNTKVIMSNQIIDYIHDGILISSYTHHEAIFNKLMGVNYNRRMIIDFFDF from the coding sequence TTGAGCAACAACTCTTTTTTCAAACCAACACCCCTATATAAGGAATTTATGATTCTAGATCTCATTGAGAAAAATAAAAATATTACTCAAAGAGAAATGAGTATTGCTATAGGGTCAGCAGTATCGATGGTAAATAATTTCCTTGATGAATATGAGCAAAAAGGATATATCAAAAGAAAATATCTCTCAACTAAAACAGTTGAGTATTTTGTCACTAAAAAAGGACTAGAAAGAAGAAGGGTACTTAATATTGGTTATTTAAATTCATCTCAACACCTATATAATTCAGCAAAGGATAATATTATAACCTTCATTAATCAAATCATTACTATGGGGTTTAGGAGGATATTGCTGTATGGTGCAGGAGAAGTAGCGGAGATTATTCTACAAGTCATTCAAAGCGATTCGTCAACTTCACTAGTGGTTTTAGGTGTTGTTGACGACAACCCAGAGAAAAAAGGTAAATATATAGTCAATACAAAAGTAATTATGAGTAATCAAATAATAGACTATATCCACGATGGCATTTTAATATCCAGTTACACACATCATGAAGCAATTTTTAATAAGCTTATGGGTGTTAACTATAACAGAAGAATGATTATTGATTTTTTTGATTTTTAG
- a CDS encoding PIG-L family deacetylase, which produces MKYLLVVAHPDDEVLGAGGTIYKLTSAGHEVDLCVLSGNAAARNYRPSIDDLKYDMGESSKVLGIKEIIEGQFPNIEFNNVPHLMLVQFIEKAIMKFEPDIIITHHPADLNNDHLHTSIACQAAIRLFQRKPSIKPVNELLFMEIISSTEWNVNSGINSFEPNTFFEIGTEGLDKKIQALQKYRGVMRDFPHPRSKEVITGLSAYRGGQSGLKYAEAFQVVFRRIVTSEVEE; this is translated from the coding sequence ATGAAATATTTACTAGTTGTTGCACATCCGGATGATGAGGTTTTAGGTGCTGGAGGGACTATCTATAAATTAACGTCTGCTGGACACGAGGTTGATTTATGCGTTTTGTCAGGTAATGCTGCTGCAAGAAATTATAGACCATCCATTGATGATTTAAAATACGATATGGGTGAATCATCAAAAGTGTTGGGGATTAAAGAAATTATTGAAGGTCAGTTCCCAAATATAGAGTTTAATAATGTACCACATTTAATGCTTGTACAGTTTATTGAAAAAGCGATCATGAAATTTGAGCCAGATATTATTATCACTCATCATCCAGCCGACTTAAACAATGATCATCTTCATACATCCATTGCGTGTCAAGCAGCGATACGGCTATTTCAAAGAAAGCCAAGTATTAAACCAGTTAATGAGCTATTATTTATGGAAATTATTTCATCGACAGAATGGAATGTTAATAGTGGGATCAACTCTTTTGAACCTAATACTTTCTTTGAAATTGGTACTGAAGGTCTAGACAAAAAGATTCAAGCTTTGCAAAAATATAGAGGTGTTATGAGGGATTTCCCTCATCCTAGAAGTAAAGAAGTAATTACAGGTCTGTCTGCTTATAGAGGAGGACAATCCGGCTTAAAATATGCAGAAGCGTTTCAAGTAGTGTTTAGAAGAATAGTAACCTCGGAGGTAGAAGAGTGA